A stretch of the Capra hircus breed San Clemente chromosome 10, ASM170441v1, whole genome shotgun sequence genome encodes the following:
- the MGAT2 gene encoding alpha-1,6-mannosyl-glycoprotein 2-beta-N-acetylglucosaminyltransferase codes for MRFRIYKRKVLILTLVVAACGFVLWSSNGRQRKNEALAPPLLDADPARGAGARAGDHPAVSVGIRRGSNESAAPLVAAAPQPEVDNLTLRYRSLVYQLNFDQTLRNVDKAGSWTPRELALVVQVHNRPEYLKLLLDSLRKAQGIDDILVIFSHDFWSTEINQLIAGVDFCPVLQVFFPFSIQLYPNEFPGTDPRDCPRDVEKNAALRMGCINAEYPDSFGHYREAKFSQTKHHWWWKLHFVWERVKVLRDYAGLILFLEEDHYLAPDFYHVFKKMWKLKQLECPECDVLSLGTYTAIRNFYDVADKVDVKTWKSTEHNMGLALTREAYQKLIECTDTFCTYDDYNWDWTLQYLTVSCLPKFWKVLVPQVPRIFHAGDCGMHHQKTCRPATQSAQLESLLNNNKQYLFPETLTISEKFMTALSPPRKNGGWGDIRDHELCKSYRRLQ; via the coding sequence ATGAGGTTCCGCATCTATAAGCGGAAGGTGCTGATCTTGACGCTCGTGGTGGCCGCCTGCGGCTTCGTCCTCTGGAGCAGCAATGGGCGACAAAGGAAGAACGAGGCCCTCGCCCCGCCGCTGCTGGACGCCGACCCCGCGCGGGGTGCGGGCGCCCGGGCTGGGGACCATCCCGCCGTGTCGGTGGGCATCCGCCGGGGCTCCAACGAGTCGGCGGCTCCGCTGGTCGCCGCGGCCCCGCAGCCCGAGGTGGACAATCTGACGCTGCGGTACCGGTCCCTAGTGTACCAGCTGAACTTTGACCAGACGCTGAGGAATGTAGATAAGGCCGGGTCCTGGACCCCCCGAGAGCTGGCGCTGGTGGTCCAGGTGCACAACCGGCCCGAATACCTCAAACTGCTGCTGGACTCACTTCGAAAAGCCCAGGGAATCGACGACATCCTCGTCATCTTTAGCCATGACTTCTGGTCGACCGAAATCAATCAGCTGATTGCTGGGGTGGATTTCTGTCCAGTTCTGCAGGTGTTCTTTCCTTTCAGCATTCAGTTGTACCCTAACGAGTTCCCGGGCACTGACCCCAGAGATTGCCCCAGAGACGTGGAGAAGAATGCAGCTTTGCGGATGGGATGCATTAATGCTGAATATCCCGACTCCTTCGGCCATTATAGAGAGGCCAAGTTCTCCCAAACCAAACACCACTGGTGGTGGAAGCTGCATTTTGTATGGGAGAGGGTCAAAGTCCTTCGAGACTATGCTGGCCTCATACTTTTCCTAGAGGAGGATCACTACTTGGCCCCAGACTTTTACCATGTCTTCAAAAAGATGTGGAAATTAAAGCAGCTAGAGTGCCCTGAGTGTGATGTTCTCTCCCTGGGGACCTATACTGCCATTCGAAATTTCTATGACGTGGCTGACAAGGTAGATGTGAAAACGTGGAAATCCACAGAGCACAATATGGGTCTGGCCCTGACCCGGGAAGCCTATCAAAAGCTGATTGAGTGCACAGACACTTTCTGTACTTACGATGATTATAACTGGGACTGGACCCTTCAATATTTGACTGTATCTTGTCTTCCAAAATTCTGGAAAGTGCTGGTTCCTCAAGTTCCTAGGATTTTTCATGCTGGAGACTGTGGTATGCATCACCAAAAAACTTGTAGACCAGCCACCCAGAGTGCCCAACTTGAGTCACTCTTAAATAATAACAAACAGTACCTGTTTCCAGAAACTCTAACTATTAGTGAGAAGTTTATGACAGCCCTTTCCCCACCTAGGAAAAATGGAGGGTGGGGAGATATTAGGGACCATGAACTCTGTAAAAGTTATAGAAGgctgcagtaa
- the RPL36AL gene encoding 60S ribosomal protein L36a-like encodes MVNVPKTRRTFCKKCGKHQPHKVTQYKKGKDSLYAQGKRRYDRKQSGYGGQTKPIFRKKAKTTKKIVLRLECVEPNCRSKRMLAIKRCKHFELGGDKKRKGQVIQF; translated from the coding sequence ATGGTCAATGTACCTAAAACCCGAAGGACTTTCTGTAAGAAGTGTGGAAAGCATCAGCCTCACAAAGTGACCCAGTATAAGAAGGGCAAAGATTCCCTGTATGCCCAGGGAAAGAGGCGCTATGATCGGAAGCAGAGTGGCTACGGTGGGCAAACCAAGCCAATTTTCCGGAAGAAGGCTAAAACCACAAAGAAGATCGTGCTGAGACTTGAATGCGTTGAGCCCAACTGCAGATCCAAGAGGATGCTGGCCATTAAGAGGTGCAAGCATTTTGAACTCGGAGGAGATAAGAAGAGAAAGGGCCAAGTGATCCAGTTCTAA